The Sulfurihydrogenibium sp. DNA segment ATTTTCCTCTTTCTTTGGATATGCTATCATACTTAAGTATTTTCTTCTTTTTAATCCTTTTTGAAGCCTTTCTCTTAATTTTTCATACTCTTTTACGATTCTTTCAAAATCTTTTAACAGTCCTTCGCCAAATTCTGTTAGCTTTGCTCCACCTTTTTCTGTTCCACCTTTAAACGTTATAATAATCTTTTGTCCAGACCTTTCTTCCATAGCTTTGATATAAGACATAGCTTTTGTGTAATTAAGTCCAACTTTTTCAGCAGCCTTAGTAATAGAGCCTGTTTCTTTAATGGCTCTAAGTAAAGCTTCTCTTCCCATTCCCATGATGATTTCGTCATCTTTTTCAATCCAAACTTTATGTTTTATCTTCATGCTACATTTACCCTCCAAAATAAAAATTGTAAATCCATTCTCCAAAGAATAAATAGATAGTCCCGGCTATAGCAAGAAATGGACCAAAAGGTATTTCTAACTTTGATAAATCATCAGTTTTATACATCTTCATAAAAAAAACAGACCCAAGAAGACCAAGTAAAGACCCAAAAAATATTGTAAATAAAGCTCCAAACCAGCCAACATAACTACCTATGAATGTAAGAAGTTTTACATCACCAAATCCAAGTGCTTCTATATTTCTAACTTTAAGATAAAATAAAGCTAAAGCGTATAAAAACCCAGCCCCTACAGCAGCTCCAATCAAAGCGTCAGTAAGCGGATGAAAATCTCTAACTTCATAAGCTTTATAACCGGCATAAACAAAACCCATAAATAAACCTGAAAAGTTAATCTCATCAGGAATGATTTTAAATTCTAAATCTATAAAAGATAAGGCGATCATACAAGCAACAAAATAAAACATAAATATAAAATCTACTGTAAAGCCAAATTTTAAGTACGTAAAAACAGCCATCAGTCCAGTAATAAG contains these protein-coding regions:
- a CDS encoding A24 family peptidase, with product MNEFEFIKLLAIFILGASIGSFLNVVIYRLPRNMSIVYPPSTCPVCKNQIKWYDNIPIISYIILKGKCRFCATKISIRYPLVELITGLMAVFTYLKFGFTVDFIFMFYFVACMIALSFIDLEFKIIPDEINFSGLFMGFVYAGYKAYEVRDFHPLTDALIGAAVGAGFLYALALFYLKVRNIEALGFGDVKLLTFIGSYVGWFGALFTIFFGSLLGLLGSVFFMKMYKTDDLSKLEIPFGPFLAIAGTIYLFFGEWIYNFYFGG
- a CDS encoding LysR family transcriptional regulator, with translation MKIKHKVWIEKDDEIIMGMGREALLRAIKETGSITKAAEKVGLNYTKAMSYIKAMEERSGQKIIITFKGGTEKGGAKLTEFGEGLLKDFERIVKEYEKLRERLQKGLKRRKYLSMIAYPKKEENKDAE